The Xanthocytophaga agilis genome has a window encoding:
- a CDS encoding XdhC family protein: MIHVTFDSSYSFDFRNDWFDFRCFLRSYSYSFVSVLKWNLDNSTMNELHTICETYRNLDLGKQNVALATVVQVRGSSYRSPGARMLIIDDGRWFGSISGGCLEGDALRKARQVMREKTPLCVTYDTRDDENKSLGINLGCNGVIDVLFEAVDPDDMANPIHFFEQLINLQQEVAVATIFSGNEAFLGKKMVVKQTFAIDENIQYPDLCFQLEKDLIELLGTKKSRAQQYTVGEETFDIFLELIQPPIRLLIFGGGFDARPLSQLAKNLGWNVTVTDECVAHIAPVFFPQADTLSLCHREFVDQEFVVQSNTACVLMSHNYEYDRDILKKLLKTTTPYIGILGPKKRFEKMIAEFTDQGIYFSDKDWDRIHAPIGLDIGAETPYEIAVAITAEVMGRFTRRQAGFLKLRQGPIHHRDTQSDQVFKEATL, from the coding sequence ATGATCCATGTTACTTTTGATTCCTCCTATTCGTTTGATTTTCGTAATGATTGGTTTGATTTTCGTTGTTTTCTTAGGAGTTATTCCTATAGTTTTGTATCTGTGTTAAAGTGGAATCTGGATAACAGTACTATGAATGAACTGCATACTATCTGTGAAACATACCGTAACCTGGATCTGGGTAAACAAAATGTGGCTCTGGCTACTGTTGTTCAGGTAAGAGGTTCTTCTTACAGAAGCCCTGGTGCCCGTATGCTTATTATTGATGATGGCAGATGGTTTGGCTCTATCAGTGGAGGATGCCTGGAAGGAGATGCCTTGCGTAAAGCCCGCCAGGTTATGCGGGAGAAAACACCTCTATGTGTTACATATGATACGAGGGATGATGAAAATAAAAGCCTTGGGATTAATTTAGGGTGTAATGGGGTGATAGATGTGCTCTTCGAAGCGGTAGACCCTGATGATATGGCTAATCCCATTCATTTTTTTGAGCAACTGATTAATTTACAGCAGGAGGTTGCTGTAGCTACTATCTTTTCAGGTAATGAAGCATTTCTTGGGAAAAAAATGGTAGTGAAACAAACTTTTGCCATAGATGAGAATATTCAGTATCCAGACCTTTGCTTCCAGCTTGAGAAGGACCTGATAGAGCTGCTGGGAACCAAAAAATCCAGAGCCCAACAGTATACAGTCGGAGAAGAGACGTTTGATATATTTCTAGAATTGATACAACCTCCCATTCGGTTACTAATTTTTGGAGGTGGATTTGATGCCCGTCCTCTGAGTCAACTGGCTAAGAACCTGGGATGGAACGTAACGGTTACTGACGAATGTGTAGCCCATATTGCACCCGTTTTCTTTCCTCAGGCAGATACGCTTTCACTTTGTCACAGAGAATTTGTAGACCAGGAATTTGTAGTCCAGTCCAACACTGCCTGTGTACTTATGTCTCACAATTATGAGTATGACAGGGATATCCTGAAAAAACTGCTAAAAACTACTACTCCCTATATTGGTATCCTGGGACCGAAAAAGCGGTTTGAGAAAATGATAGCTGAATTTACCGATCAGGGTATATATTTTTCGGATAAAGATTGGGACCGGATTCATGCTCCGATAGGACTGGACATAGGAGCAGAAACTCCTTATGAAATTGCTGTGGCCATTACAGCTGAAGTCATGGGTAGATTTACCCGCCGGCAGGCTGGTTTTCTCAAATTGCGGCAGGGACCTATCCATCATCGTGATACCCAAAGCGATCAGGTTTTTAAAGAGGCTACTCTTTGA
- a CDS encoding xanthine dehydrogenase family protein molybdopterin-binding subunit, with protein sequence MENTYSRRSFLKSSLLSSGGLLLSFSWLSSFRSADKMEELQLSEQWNQLSGYIKITPDNVIKIMCPNPEFGQNVMTSLPMMITEELDADWKNVVVEIAPFDSSLYARQFSGGSQSVRQAWKPLRTVGGAARQMLQQAAAQAWGVPVNEVMTKAGVLSHASGKTATYGEMSSKAAAIPVPKDVKLKEVKSFDIVRKAQKNVEGKKIVTGKPLFGLDYQQEGMLIAMMVHPPAFGMQLKSFDASQALKMPGITAAFTIDVFPDTYAKESFDTCSFNELVVVVGKSTWEVMNARKKVKAEWTLTPEKKETVNSFGRKVEQLVPAGLENTKGHLEKMKEMSAKSAKLLRKDGDPETAFKNAAKVIERTYTAPFLAHNCMEPMNFFAHVTTEKALLAGPLQAPEFAERTLSARLGLPIDKIDIQMTRMGGGFGRRAYDHYLVEAALISQKAKAPVKLIYTREDDMTYGIYRPMYTATYRAALDANKNLIAFHIKGGGIPEHPVHANRFPAGAVDHYMVEGWEIPSNITVGAFRAPGSNFNAAAEQSFLDELAEAMGKDPIEMRLELLKRAKENPVGKNNEYDVDRYAAVLQLLREKSGWGKSENGKYGRGVAAYFCHNSYAAHVVDMVIKNGQPYVEKVTSVVDCGIVVNPDAATNMVQGAVVDGIGNALYGALTHKEGAPEQSNFHNYRIIRNNEAPKKIEVHFIQSEVDPTGLGEPPFPPVFGAVANALYKSIGKRFYNQPFSTEFSNS encoded by the coding sequence ATGGAAAATACATATAGCAGGCGTTCCTTTCTGAAATCTTCCTTACTCTCCAGTGGTGGCTTACTGTTAAGTTTTAGCTGGTTGTCAAGCTTTCGTTCTGCTGACAAAATGGAAGAATTACAGCTTTCCGAACAATGGAATCAACTAAGTGGATATATTAAAATTACCCCAGACAATGTGATCAAAATCATGTGTCCTAATCCAGAGTTTGGACAAAACGTAATGACCTCATTACCCATGATGATTACAGAGGAACTGGATGCAGACTGGAAAAATGTAGTGGTTGAGATCGCACCATTTGACTCTTCCCTGTATGCTCGCCAGTTTAGTGGAGGTAGCCAATCGGTACGGCAAGCCTGGAAGCCACTGCGTACAGTAGGAGGGGCTGCCCGTCAGATGTTGCAGCAAGCTGCTGCACAAGCCTGGGGTGTCCCAGTAAACGAAGTAATGACAAAAGCAGGTGTGTTGTCGCATGCAAGCGGAAAAACTGCTACGTATGGAGAGATGAGTAGCAAAGCAGCAGCGATTCCTGTACCCAAAGATGTTAAACTGAAAGAAGTGAAATCCTTTGACATTGTTCGCAAAGCACAGAAGAATGTTGAAGGAAAAAAAATAGTTACCGGCAAACCTTTGTTTGGTTTAGATTATCAGCAGGAAGGTATGCTCATTGCGATGATGGTTCACCCACCTGCTTTTGGCATGCAGTTAAAATCGTTTGATGCGTCGCAAGCGCTAAAAATGCCAGGTATTACGGCAGCTTTCACCATTGATGTATTTCCGGATACCTATGCGAAGGAGAGTTTTGACACATGCTCCTTTAATGAACTGGTAGTTGTAGTGGGTAAAAGTACATGGGAGGTAATGAATGCCCGTAAAAAGGTGAAAGCTGAATGGACACTCACTCCTGAAAAGAAAGAAACTGTAAATTCATTTGGCCGTAAAGTCGAACAACTGGTTCCGGCCGGGCTTGAAAACACAAAGGGGCATCTGGAAAAAATGAAAGAGATGAGTGCTAAATCTGCCAAGCTTTTACGAAAAGACGGTGATCCGGAAACGGCTTTCAAAAATGCGGCAAAAGTAATCGAACGCACGTACACAGCACCTTTTCTGGCTCATAATTGCATGGAGCCTATGAACTTCTTTGCCCATGTCACTACCGAAAAAGCATTACTGGCCGGACCACTTCAGGCTCCCGAATTTGCAGAAAGAACTCTTTCAGCACGATTAGGCTTGCCAATAGATAAAATCGACATACAAATGACCCGGATGGGTGGTGGTTTTGGACGCAGAGCCTATGATCATTATCTGGTAGAAGCCGCCTTGATTTCTCAGAAGGCGAAAGCACCTGTTAAACTCATCTATACCCGTGAAGATGATATGACCTATGGTATCTATCGCCCCATGTATACGGCCACTTATCGTGCAGCATTGGATGCCAATAAAAACCTGATAGCCTTTCATATCAAAGGAGGAGGTATTCCTGAACATCCGGTGCATGCCAACCGCTTTCCGGCTGGAGCCGTGGATCACTATATGGTTGAAGGTTGGGAGATTCCATCCAATATAACTGTTGGAGCTTTTCGTGCTCCCGGCTCTAACTTTAATGCAGCAGCTGAACAATCGTTTTTAGACGAACTGGCAGAAGCAATGGGAAAAGATCCTATTGAGATGCGTCTGGAACTATTGAAAAGGGCAAAGGAAAATCCGGTAGGAAAAAACAACGAATATGATGTGGATCGGTATGCAGCTGTTTTGCAATTATTGAGGGAAAAATCGGGTTGGGGAAAATCTGAAAACGGCAAATACGGTCGAGGCGTAGCAGCTTATTTTTGCCACAACTCGTATGCTGCTCATGTTGTAGATATGGTTATCAAAAATGGACAACCTTATGTCGAAAAAGTAACCAGCGTGGTAGATTGTGGCATTGTTGTCAATCCGGATGCTGCCACTAATATGGTACAGGGTGCCGTTGTAGATGGTATTGGCAATGCATTGTATGGGGCGTTGACTCACAAGGAAGGGGCTCCGGAACAGAGTAATTTTCATAATTACCGTATTATTCGCAATAATGAAGCTCCTAAAAAAATAGAGGTTCACTTTATTCAGAGTGAAGTTGACCCTACAGGTTTGGGAGAGCCACCCTTTCCACCTGTATTTGGGGCTGTAGCCAACGCTTTGTACAAAAGCATAGGTAAACGATTTTATAACCAACCCTTCAGTACAGAGTTTTCCAATTCGTAG
- a CDS encoding SusC/RagA family TonB-linked outer membrane protein, with product MLQFSTHPRYHLLRCSWFGCFLGFGLLTTHAQIASSAPLRKYSQSSITLQGNTPLQESTITLQVSNEKLSSIFDRIEKQSHFVFVYSNDEINTTQRISLHIQQKQLNEVLNELSGKFGFTFEILKDKIILKGNAESKANDQAHTILPGEMLNSLEARLNATRSQFADITITGKVTSENGEGMPGVSVSIKGTTIGASTTVDGSYTLKVPDSQANGVLVFSFIGYVSEEVAISGRTKIDVTLLPDIQSLSEVVVVGYGTQQRKNLTSSVATLGKTDIENRPTTNAYQAMQGLAANVTIQQNTAEPGSVPVFNIRGVGSFSSNNEPLIIIDGLIAGSLGMANLNPNDIENITILKDASSAAIYGSQAGNGVVLVTTKRGKTDQKPTVRYSTLIGWQNPTTLPKAVEGWEFMTLKNEALVNSGLAPQFSPQQIQAQRDRGSYPWMLDEEFRKNAPQIKHDLTVSGGGKNTTYLASFGYLDQDNMLNNKYVRDAGNEFYYKRYNARLNLTTQINKMLSITVNTAYARAATRSTPFSMGNIIRDALRTPRIYPLVNEDGTFPTTASLSNNNLALLSQGGFNLMETDNLVGTLDATLTPLEGLRFNMNMSGNFFQYNQQTQIRAFTYSSPYPSDPPRNNEQVKQAWRDYNTNIYFTGEYEKQIGKHTAKLLAGYRSDYSSSGSFSANGIFYPELYSRQLNGVPLNNSLVLQGDFLRNTGGQIQGGIVDYARMANPQLAVLNSVFGRLNYGYADRYLFEFTWRYDGSSKLAPQNRWLFYPAASVAWRLTSEPFMGDIADRFGTVKLRASYGKVGNSGIGGYLFIPRISPVSGAYTFNNVSVGGVDIQSYNPELQWASVTNTSVGADFELLKNSLTLSVDYYRALNEGIYYSPVVPGTFGQGSPVQNFASVLNRGWEIAATYNLVTGPVKHSFSANLADNFNTIQKIGADNITEVDSRTIQRERFPISSYYMYKSDGLFQTYEQIQNSASQPFAQNGQPQPGDIKFVDKNGDGVIDANDRFVMGNPFPRYTYGFTYRANYKGIDLTIFLQGVGQRSQYLRGDAVEAFHNNEEHLYVQHKDRWTPTNPDATYPRLTATVAANSNNVVYSDYWLYDTRYLRVKNLQVGYSFPKEWLNKISVGSARIYVSGQNLLTWVPQRYRRLGIDPEFTQFSNNLSFSNYSAIAGRSYPNSRVIAVGLDVSF from the coding sequence ATGCTACAATTTTCTACTCATCCCCGTTATCACTTACTCCGGTGCAGCTGGTTTGGGTGTTTTCTGGGTTTTGGCTTGCTGACCACACATGCACAGATAGCCTCATCGGCACCCTTGCGAAAGTATAGTCAAAGTAGTATAACGCTACAAGGTAATACACCATTACAGGAATCTACCATTACTCTACAAGTATCCAATGAAAAGTTAAGTTCGATATTTGACAGAATTGAGAAGCAAAGTCATTTTGTGTTTGTCTACTCAAATGATGAGATAAATACTACACAACGCATCAGCTTGCATATACAGCAAAAGCAATTAAACGAAGTTCTCAATGAGTTGTCTGGAAAGTTTGGGTTTACATTTGAGATTCTGAAAGACAAAATTATTCTAAAAGGAAATGCAGAGTCTAAGGCTAATGATCAGGCACACACCATATTGCCTGGTGAAATGCTCAATTCCCTGGAAGCTCGGCTTAATGCTACCCGTTCACAATTTGCAGATATTACCATTACAGGAAAAGTTACCAGCGAAAATGGAGAAGGAATGCCTGGGGTAAGTGTTTCTATTAAAGGCACGACCATAGGTGCGTCTACTACCGTAGATGGTTCATATACGCTAAAAGTGCCTGACAGCCAGGCGAATGGTGTATTAGTGTTTTCCTTTATTGGCTATGTGTCCGAAGAAGTGGCTATTTCTGGCCGTACAAAGATTGATGTTACGCTACTTCCAGATATTCAGTCACTTAGTGAAGTGGTAGTGGTAGGATACGGTACTCAGCAACGGAAAAACCTAACTTCTTCAGTAGCTACACTTGGAAAAACAGATATTGAGAATCGTCCAACCACCAACGCGTATCAGGCTATGCAAGGGTTGGCAGCTAACGTGACTATTCAGCAAAATACCGCTGAGCCTGGATCTGTACCCGTATTTAATATTCGTGGTGTGGGATCTTTTTCATCCAACAATGAACCACTCATTATCATTGATGGACTCATTGCAGGAAGTTTGGGAATGGCCAATCTGAATCCAAATGATATTGAAAACATTACTATTCTGAAAGATGCTTCTTCCGCTGCTATTTATGGTTCACAGGCTGGGAATGGCGTGGTATTGGTTACAACCAAACGAGGAAAAACAGATCAGAAACCCACCGTTCGATACAGCACACTGATTGGCTGGCAAAATCCAACTACATTGCCCAAAGCCGTAGAAGGATGGGAGTTTATGACGCTGAAAAACGAAGCATTGGTAAATAGTGGTCTGGCTCCTCAGTTTTCTCCTCAGCAGATTCAGGCGCAACGTGACAGAGGCTCCTATCCCTGGATGCTCGATGAAGAGTTTCGTAAAAATGCTCCTCAGATCAAACACGATCTAACGGTGAGTGGTGGTGGAAAAAATACTACCTATCTGGCTTCATTTGGTTATCTGGATCAGGATAACATGCTCAATAACAAATATGTGCGTGATGCTGGCAATGAGTTTTACTACAAACGATACAATGCCCGTCTGAATCTAACTACACAAATCAATAAGATGCTCTCGATAACAGTGAATACTGCTTATGCTAGAGCAGCTACCCGTAGCACCCCATTTTCAATGGGAAATATTATTCGTGATGCCTTGCGGACACCTCGTATCTATCCATTAGTGAATGAAGATGGTACATTTCCTACCACTGCCAGTCTGTCCAACAACAACCTAGCCTTATTATCTCAAGGTGGATTTAATCTGATGGAAACGGATAACCTGGTAGGTACACTGGATGCTACACTTACTCCACTGGAAGGATTACGTTTTAATATGAATATGTCTGGAAATTTCTTCCAGTATAATCAGCAGACACAAATTCGAGCATTTACGTATAGTTCACCCTATCCGTCTGATCCGCCACGAAACAACGAGCAGGTGAAGCAAGCCTGGAGAGACTATAATACCAATATTTATTTCACAGGTGAGTATGAAAAACAGATAGGTAAACATACTGCTAAATTACTGGCAGGCTATCGGAGTGATTATTCTTCATCAGGTAGCTTTAGTGCAAATGGAATATTTTATCCTGAACTTTATTCCCGTCAGTTGAATGGTGTGCCTTTGAATAATTCACTGGTATTGCAGGGAGATTTTCTACGAAATACTGGAGGACAGATTCAGGGAGGCATAGTAGATTATGCACGTATGGCAAACCCCCAATTGGCTGTATTGAATTCCGTTTTTGGCCGTTTGAATTATGGGTATGCTGACCGTTACCTGTTTGAGTTTACCTGGCGTTATGATGGATCTTCCAAGCTGGCTCCTCAAAACCGTTGGTTATTTTACCCGGCAGCGTCAGTTGCCTGGCGATTGACCAGTGAGCCATTTATGGGAGATATTGCAGACCGCTTTGGAACTGTTAAATTGCGTGCTTCTTACGGCAAAGTGGGTAACTCAGGTATTGGTGGCTATCTGTTCATTCCTCGTATATCACCCGTAAGTGGTGCCTATACTTTTAATAATGTAAGTGTGGGAGGTGTGGATATTCAGTCATATAATCCTGAGCTACAATGGGCTTCAGTAACCAATACAAGTGTTGGGGCTGACTTTGAGCTTTTAAAAAACAGTCTGACACTTTCGGTAGATTATTACCGGGCACTCAATGAAGGGATTTACTATTCTCCTGTAGTTCCAGGTACATTCGGACAAGGGTCGCCTGTGCAAAACTTTGCATCAGTGCTCAACCGGGGTTGGGAAATTGCGGCTACTTACAATTTGGTGACAGGGCCAGTGAAACACTCGTTCTCCGCTAATCTGGCAGACAACTTTAATACCATTCAGAAAATAGGTGCTGATAACATTACTGAGGTGGATTCTCGTACCATTCAGCGCGAAAGATTTCCTATTTCCTCGTACTACATGTATAAAAGCGATGGATTGTTCCAAACCTATGAGCAAATCCAGAACTCAGCATCTCAGCCTTTTGCACAGAATGGACAACCACAACCTGGTGATATTAAGTTTGTTGATAAAAATGGGGATGGGGTGATTGACGCCAATGATCGGTTTGTTATGGGTAATCCGTTTCCGCGATATACATATGGCTTTACCTACCGTGCAAATTACAAAGGCATTGATCTGACGATCTTCTTACAAGGTGTTGGTCAGCGCTCGCAGTATTTGCGTGGTGATGCAGTGGAAGCTTTTCATAATAACGAAGAACATCTATATGTGCAACACAAAGATCGCTGGACCCCTACCAATCCGGATGCTACATATCCACGTCTGACAGCTACTGTAGCAGCCAATAGCAACAATGTAGTGTATTCGGATTATTGGTTATACGATACGCGCTACTTACGGGTGAAAAACTTACAAGTTGGTTACTCATTTCCGAAGGAATGGCTAAATAAGATAAGTGTAGGCTCAGCACGTATTTATGTGTCTGGACAGAATTTACTTACCTGGGTGCCTCAGCGCTATCGCCGATTGGGTATTGATCCTGAATTTACTCAATTCAGTAATAATTTGTCTTTTTCCAATTACTCTGCCATTGCGGGGCGTAGCTATCCGAACAGCCGTGTCATCGCCGTTGGTTTGGATGTAAGCTTCTAA
- a CDS encoding FecR family protein, which yields MNEERILYLFTRKLAGTLTSDESTELESLLILYPAMVQKLQLLEQFWNDRTQTSTVNVEVSLQKVLGQIRDLPAEGEPSEENDNILVIGKSPWSVWKWLSAAAIIGLILVSAWVGYQYSNLGSHISLIEKKNAKGVRSTIELPDGSKIWLNADSRITYPQAFNEKTREVHLYGEAFFDIRRNPSKPFIIHLTQGTVRVLGTSFNIRAYEDEDKIETSVATGKVAFIPKAVTQLTSDTVFLTPNQKALYSFRSGRLITQATQSTDDKAWIEGRLIFKSMTLEEIAQQLARNFGKKVIFRSEGPKKYRLTGAFSNNTLEEIMFYLSKTRDFNYQITNEELVIGENPKQPGISEETDQ from the coding sequence ATGAACGAAGAACGAATACTTTATCTCTTTACCCGAAAACTTGCGGGTACCCTTACCTCTGACGAATCAACTGAACTGGAATCATTGCTGATACTTTATCCGGCAATGGTGCAGAAGCTACAGTTACTTGAGCAATTCTGGAACGACCGTACACAAACCAGCACGGTTAATGTAGAAGTGTCGTTGCAAAAAGTACTAGGTCAGATTCGCGATTTACCAGCTGAAGGAGAGCCTTCAGAAGAGAATGATAATATACTTGTGATAGGCAAATCTCCATGGTCAGTGTGGAAATGGCTATCAGCTGCTGCTATTATCGGACTTATATTGGTTAGCGCATGGGTAGGATATCAATATAGTAATTTGGGTAGTCATATTTCTTTGATTGAAAAGAAAAATGCGAAAGGGGTAAGAAGTACCATTGAATTGCCAGATGGTAGTAAGATATGGCTCAATGCCGATAGTCGGATAACCTATCCACAGGCATTTAATGAAAAAACACGGGAAGTACATCTGTATGGAGAAGCCTTCTTTGACATTCGGAGAAATCCTTCCAAGCCTTTTATTATTCACCTGACGCAGGGTACAGTGCGGGTACTGGGTACCTCGTTTAACATTCGTGCATACGAAGATGAAGACAAGATTGAAACCTCGGTAGCTACCGGAAAGGTGGCTTTCATTCCCAAAGCAGTAACACAGTTAACCAGTGATACAGTTTTTCTTACACCCAATCAGAAGGCTCTTTATAGCTTTCGCTCAGGTAGACTTATTACACAGGCTACCCAGAGTACTGACGATAAAGCCTGGATTGAGGGTCGCTTGATTTTCAAGTCGATGACACTGGAGGAGATTGCACAGCAGCTAGCACGTAACTTTGGTAAGAAAGTCATTTTCCGCAGCGAAGGGCCTAAAAAGTATCGGCTTACAGGAGCATTTTCCAATAATACATTGGAAGAAATCATGTTCTATCTCTCTAAAACCAGGGATTTTAACTATCAGATTACCAATGAAGAACTGGTGATTGGTGAAAATCCCAAGCAGCCTGGTATATCTGAAGAAACAGACCAATGA
- a CDS encoding helix-turn-helix transcriptional regulator, whose protein sequence is MNKVETLEELYKQKFNRLPARIGNGIGHFNLFRLEPLVEGQPTSIPYKRRDYYKIMFVFGKSKVHYADKVVEVHKQALSFSNPQIPYKWEHLDNIRQGFYCIFNQQFFHQFGDLAQYTIFQPEGTHIFELTDEQVSRVHAIYERMFEEIHSDYTHKYDLLRNLVFELIHFAMKIQPAARSEKQQLNASQRIVSLFLELLERQFPIDQAHQQVKLRAASDFANQLNIHVNHLNRAIKMITQKTTSHLIAERILQEAKILLKHSNWQISEIAYALRFPEVTHFDNFFKQHVGVNPSRFRNS, encoded by the coding sequence ATGAACAAGGTAGAAACCCTGGAAGAATTATATAAGCAAAAGTTTAACCGATTGCCTGCTCGTATAGGTAATGGCATCGGGCATTTCAATCTGTTTCGCTTAGAGCCTTTAGTGGAAGGACAACCCACTTCTATTCCCTACAAAAGACGTGACTATTATAAAATTATGTTCGTTTTTGGTAAAAGTAAGGTGCACTATGCTGATAAAGTAGTGGAAGTACACAAACAAGCTTTATCTTTTTCCAATCCTCAAATACCCTATAAATGGGAACATCTGGACAATATCCGGCAGGGTTTTTACTGTATTTTTAATCAGCAGTTTTTTCATCAGTTTGGCGATCTGGCTCAGTATACCATTTTTCAACCGGAGGGCACACATATCTTTGAACTGACTGACGAACAGGTAAGCAGAGTACATGCAATCTATGAACGGATGTTTGAAGAAATCCATTCAGATTATACACACAAGTATGACCTGCTACGCAATCTGGTGTTTGAACTGATTCATTTTGCTATGAAAATACAGCCCGCAGCCCGAAGTGAAAAGCAACAATTAAATGCCTCTCAACGAATTGTATCTCTATTTTTAGAACTGCTGGAACGACAGTTTCCGATTGATCAGGCCCATCAGCAGGTAAAGTTGCGGGCAGCCTCTGATTTTGCCAATCAACTCAATATCCATGTGAACCATTTGAATCGGGCAATTAAAATGATAACTCAGAAAACGACTTCGCACCTGATTGCCGAACGTATTTTGCAGGAAGCAAAGATTCTTTTAAAGCACAGCAATTGGCAGATATCCGAAATTGCCTATGCATTACGATTTCCGGAGGTGACCCATTTTGATAACTTTTTTAAACAACATGTAGGTGTCAATCCTTCCAGATTCAGAAATAGTTAG
- a CDS encoding (2Fe-2S)-binding protein: MAKFSLKINGKIRQVDLDPTTPVLWVLRDHLNLPGTKYGCGIGMCGACTVHLDGVAVRSCQLPVSVVNKQEVTTIEGLSVTGDHPVQQAWIDHDVAQCGYCQTGQIMSAAALLKSNPNPTDEEIETSMSGNICRCGTYLRIREAIKSAAKK; this comes from the coding sequence ATGGCTAAGTTTAGTCTGAAAATTAATGGAAAAATCCGACAGGTAGATCTTGATCCTACTACGCCTGTCCTTTGGGTTTTGCGAGATCATCTGAATTTGCCAGGCACCAAGTATGGCTGTGGCATCGGAATGTGTGGAGCATGCACTGTTCATTTGGATGGAGTGGCCGTTCGTTCCTGCCAACTCCCGGTCTCCGTAGTAAACAAACAGGAAGTTACAACGATTGAGGGATTGTCTGTTACGGGTGATCATCCTGTACAACAAGCCTGGATTGACCACGATGTGGCTCAGTGTGGGTATTGCCAGACTGGTCAGATTATGAGTGCAGCGGCATTATTGAAAAGTAATCCCAATCCTACCGATGAAGAGATAGAAACCTCTATGAGTGGCAATATCTGCCGTTGCGGTACATATCTGCGTATTCGGGAAGCCATTAAATCAGCTGCTAAAAAATAG
- a CDS encoding RNA polymerase sigma-70 factor, translating into MKLNAIQIRDLQERLCNNDQEAFAALYRLFFMRLFQFTKMYVHSRETAEELVNDIMLKLWHRRSEVLKIQNLETYLFVSARNRSLNYLSQHSPFHISLEPESGEIEIVNTDDPEKILEWREIYELLMQAVEELPDQCRTVFKLIKEEGMSYKQVAEILDLSPRTVETQLFRAMKKLHKVLGNYMDTNTKSSKLPGSPSILPPEGSIVLLILFLDFL; encoded by the coding sequence ATGAAACTTAACGCGATACAAATCAGAGATTTGCAGGAACGACTCTGCAATAACGACCAGGAAGCTTTTGCCGCTTTGTACCGTTTGTTTTTTATGCGTTTGTTCCAGTTTACCAAGATGTATGTTCACAGTCGGGAAACAGCCGAGGAATTGGTAAATGACATCATGCTAAAATTGTGGCATCGTCGTAGCGAAGTACTTAAAATTCAGAATCTGGAAACATATCTGTTTGTATCTGCTCGTAACCGATCTCTTAATTACCTGTCTCAGCATTCTCCTTTTCACATTTCACTCGAGCCTGAAAGTGGTGAGATTGAGATTGTCAACACAGACGATCCTGAAAAGATACTGGAATGGCGTGAAATTTATGAATTGCTCATGCAAGCCGTTGAGGAACTACCTGATCAGTGCCGTACCGTTTTTAAACTTATCAAAGAAGAAGGTATGAGTTACAAACAGGTAGCAGAAATACTGGATCTGTCTCCTCGTACTGTAGAAACTCAGCTATTTCGGGCTATGAAAAAATTGCACAAGGTGTTGGGTAATTATATGGATACCAATACAAAGTCGTCTAAGCTGCCTGGTTCTCCGTCTATACTGCCTCCAGAAGGTTCTATTGTACTTTTGATACTATTTTTGGATTTTCTTTAA